The following proteins are co-located in the Plasmodium vinckei vinckei genome assembly, chromosome: PVVCY_11 genome:
- a CDS encoding ribonuclease P protein subunit p29, putative: MEENVNEINKKLKINNNKVVNYYVNNTSLNKKKQHSGNFAHSNKLNNNTKKGHNNYDLNGTSKNDHTPNLMKGSLNYGEYNANFKNNNIGSKTACNHPFIKDGVTLDSDWEDKELKKKFDLYEPQKVFLKSSIKDRAETYNSNKKLTNIGLSSNEYTNYNVISEKNSYEHAKKINELWNIYVNELFELTNNKELSLETINEMELNGAYVEIHKSRCSSYIGIKGIIILETQNGFKIITPNNKVLIILKNKTVFIIKIKDKQYYLHGVQLMRDPALKSSKKYKMLQNRVI, translated from the exons ATGGAAGAAAATGTAAAtgaaattaacaaaaagcTAAAAATCAATAACAATAAAGTTGTAAACTACTACGTAAATAATACTTCTCTAAACAAGAAAAAACAACACTCTGGGAATTTTGCACATTCTAATAAGCTCAATAATAACACAAAAAAAGGGCacaataattatgattTGAATGGTACTTCAAAAAATGATCACACACCAAATTTAATGAAAGGTTCATTAAATTATGGGGAGTATAAtgcaaattttaaaaataataatataggaAGCAAAACAGCATGCAATCACCCTTTTATAAAAGATGGCGTAACTTTGGATTCCGATTGGGAAGATAAAGAACTGAAAAAg AAATTCGATTTATATGAGCCTCAAAAAGTATTTCTCAAAAGTAGTATAAAGGATAGGGCGGAAACTTATAACAGTAATAAGAAATTAACTAACATCGGCCTATCTTCAAATGAGTACACAAATTATAATGTTATatcagaaaaaaatagttatgAGCAtgctaaaaaaattaatgaactATGGAATATATATGTCAATGAGTTATTTGAACTAACAAACAATAAAGAATTATCTCTCGAAACAATCAATGAGATGGAACTGAATGGAGCATATGTGGAAATTCATAAATCACGATGCTCATCATATATCGGCATTAAAGGAATAATAATTCTGGAAACTCAAAAT GgctttaaaataataacaccTAATAACAAAGtgctaataatattaaaaaacaaaacagtctttataattaaaataaaagataaacaatattatttgcatGGTGTGCAACTAATGCGAGATCCTGCATTAAAATCTTCGAAGAAATACAAAATGTTACAGAACAGagttatttga
- a CDS encoding 6-pyruvoyltetrahydropterin synthase, putative: MSNDLLKSENNIAELLVESPAFTFHCAHFIAYKGFRETLHGHNYNVSLKVKGHIQSDGYVVDFSILKSIVKNICNTIDHRFIIPTNSDVLKIEKINNNFQITCEDNSLYSFPQNDCVEIPIKHSSAEEIAHYILSKIIDAIGMDFLKNRSVNYVEISVSESNTQKAMVSRYI, from the coding sequence ATGAGCAAcgatttattaaaatcagaaaataatatagcaGAGCTTTTAGTTGAATCACCAGCATTTACATTTCATTGCGCCCATTTTATTGCTTATAAAGGATTCAGAGAAACATTACATGgtcataattataatgtTTCATTAAAAGTGAAAGGACATATACAAAGTGATGGATATGTTGTagatttttctatattaaaaagtatTGTTAAAAACATTTGCAATACAATAGACCATCGTTTTATTATACCCACTAATAGTGACGTTCTAAAAATcgagaaaataaataataattttcagATTACATGTGAAGataattctttatattcatttccACAAAATGATTGTGTTGAAATTCCTATAAAACATTCATCGGCTGAGGAAATAGCCCATTACATTCTTAGCAAAATAATAGATGCAATAGGCATGGATTTCCTTAAAAATCGATCAGTTAATTATGTAGAGATAAGTGTGAGTGAATCGAATACTCAAAAAGCGATGGTTTccagatatatataa